tcaatcatcatgttactttttaatggtacgtttacaaacatatattttgataaacagaattgaaagttgtgtctcattatggtaggtggtgaaataagtatagccagttacaattgtaatggcctagcagataatacgaaaagacgatcagtatttacctggataaaagagaaggaatataatatatattgtttacaggaaattttagatgaagttttgtggaaaaagaCCTGGGGGGtgaaatatatttctcccatgggcaaagaaattcaaaaggggtcatggttttaattaacagtaattttgatccaaatgtgcaaattgtccaaacagattgtcaaggtagatggattattataaatatattattggaaaataaacagatatggcttattaacctatacggtcTGAATAATGATtatccaagcttctttgaaaatatatataagaatttatcaactctacaagcaacactagactctattattatggtgggagattttacggtcttaaatacctctatggaccggaaaggaaatcacactacaaactatcaccctcaggcatttaaggaaatcatgaatgtcatggatatattggatttttttaacctttatttcactaggcaagaacaaattcttattttcaatgacagcctaggaacagtgggttaactgtctgttctggggcagaacaacagatttgtaccttgtcagctcgggggtttgaacttgcaaccttcacagtaactagtccaacgctctaaccactaggctaccctgacagaATTATTAgatatatggagacttaaataccctgacctagtgagatatacatggcggaggcttaatcatcttgactactttcttatgccattctctctggcaccaaaagtttcaaaagtgttgataggggacagaatgcggtcggatcatcacataattggcatatatattactcttacagatttccacgtgggcgaggatattggaaatttaatcaaagcctaccAGCTGATAAATTGTTTAGATCTCGGGCAGAATAATTTATATCAgactttttcagacataacataggtacagcataTCCctttattgtatgggacacttttaaatgtgcctttagaggccatgcaattcagtactcatctataaaacaaaagcaatttagatcaaaagagtccatattaacaaaggaaattgaaggactaacagtacagttagatagcaataaaaacggtACCATAGAgacacagaataagttagaggaaaaacaaaaagaaagggaggaacttattcaagaaagatccagtgtaatatattataataataaagcgaactggatggaatatggggaaaaatacACCAAAGTATTTTTCAATCTTCagcatagaaatgctaccaaagaaaatgtattaaaactggCTACAAAGGATGGAGTCATTCGTGATTCACCAaatgatattttgaaagaggaagtaaagtactttaagaatatgtttttgtttcagcCACCTCCGTCTCCACTAAATTaaactaattgtatggatttttttcctaataataatctaaaattaacatctgtacagaaagactcatgtgaaggccaaattacagaggaggaactgctTAATGCAATTGGGGCCTTTAAGGATAGGAAacctccagggctggatggcataccagtggaagtatgcAAAACTTTTTTGGTATACTCaaaggaccattattagcatgttttaaccactcctatataaatggtagattatcagacacgcaaCAATAAGGTCTGATATCatcattactgaaacaggacccaagtggtatatataaagatccagtccatttaaaaaattggagacctcttacacttcagtgttgtgatgcaaaaatccttGCAAAATGCTTTGCGCATAGAATTAACAAGTATTGTCAGATATAATTAATTcaaatcagacaggttttttacatggacgatacattggggatcatataaaacaagtactggaaacaatagaaaactatgaaatatcggggacaccaggccaggttttcatagctgattttgaaaaggcttttgataaagtacgactggagtttatatataaatgcctagatTATTTCAATTTTGGGGATTCTATTTAAAATGGGTTTAAGTTATGTATAGTAATACTAGGTGTAAAAttgtaaataatggctacatctcagaaagttttaaagtCTCTAgcggagtaaaacaaggttgtccactatcggcatatctatttattattgccattgaaatgttagctgttaagattagatcaaacaataatattaagggctTAGAAATACGTGGCttaaaaactaaggtgtcattgtacgctgatgattcatgttttcttttaaaaccacaattagagtGTCTCCACGGCCTCATAGAGGACCTAAAAACTTTTGCTATTCTCTCTGGATTAAAATCAAATTATGATagtatattacgtattggatcactaaaaaattcaaattttacattaccatgtagtttactAATAAAATGGTATGACCGATATGTGGACATACTtggtatacaaatcccaaaagaaagaaatgatctcactccaataaatgtttatagaaagttagcaaaaatagataaaatcttgctaccatggaaaggaaaatacctgtctatttatggaaaaatcaccctgattaactctttagtcatatcacagttgacCAATTTGCTTCTGGTTTTGCGTACACCTAGTGACCTAGtggctttttaaattatatgaacataaAAAtaatcaattttatttggaactggttctctagtaaattggtacaaatgtctcatcctatgttcaagaagggcctttttccctttattcagatttgacctttatttaactaggcacgtcagttaagaacacattcttattttcaatgactgcctagtgggttaactgcctgttcaggggcagaacaacagatttgcaccttgtcagcccgggggtttgaacttgcaaccttctggttactagtccagcactctaaccactagcctgaCTGCCGCCCCAGATCACACCCACCCACTTTTGATTGTTCTAAAAGGAAATTATCtccaaaatatctttattttttaaacaagccttagaaagttggttgcaatttcagtttaatccacctgaaaagacagaacaaataatacaacaaatattgtggttaaattcaaatatactaattgattaaaaaaaaactgtattttttgaagaagttttttttaaatatataatttTTGTGAATGATATCAAAAATAGGAcaggtggagttatgtcacacatgcagctaacacagacatatgctctacccaaaattacaacaaaTTATTGCAGCATTAcaacaaaaatggaagaggcaagtagaaggggaaaaaaagtaaggaacttgtatgtcggccctgtattaaagaacataaatggttaaagaaaagtgtgataaataaaaacatataccaatttcatttaattAAGGAccaaaaactgacagctgtgccatataaattgcaaaataattgggaagagattttcgatgtacccattccatggcacatggtttatgaattgatacgcaaaacaacgccggatgcAGAACTTCAAATTCttcaatttaaattactatacaaaattcttgcaactgatagaatgttatatatatatatatatacaatcttcccagctctgcagattctgctgtgaggaggcagagtcattagatcatttattttggtattgtccatatgtagctgaccctggtgctggaggaggtacgcagctggaggttgaatgtttgaaggggtacgggactataaagaGTGGGGGAACCACTGATCTAGTGTATATTTAAATCATTACCACTCTCAGGAGAGTGGTATTTAGCAGAGAGCTGGGCAAAGcggcattttttaaatattttacgaCGACCGTGTCCTTGAGAGTATTAACATCCATAATCCAATGTGCCTTGTCATTATCAAAGGACTGGCTGGCTCAGTGAAGTGGTTGCCTACTTTTGCTTGACACAGCAAGTCCAAATCTCCAACCAACTCTGCCAGTTTTGGCACAGAGTTTGGGGCCATAGAGTAGTGACATTATTGGCCACATGGTGGCACTACAGGAAAGGAAGTTAATAGATTAATAGACAGTTTTTATGTTTCCAGATTGATAATGCAGTGCATGCTTTATTCATAATCATAGCACGAATGAACCAAAAAAGACCATCAGACTCCTTTATCATGCCAAAACTTGTTTAATATTTTGAATGAACTAATAACAATTCTAGACATAGAGCAGTATCTCTTCCTATCACAAACTACTCAAATTAGCTTTAGAATAGATACGATTGCACTGGAGAGACACCCTCATTTGGTTGTTCATATGGCATTACGGGATCCATTGTTGATCTGTGTTGGATTATCTAGCCAGGGCCAGACCCACCATGTTCTGGGCTCTGCTGAAGATGGAATAGTACTGTCGGATGAAGATGTCACCCAGAATCCACAGGTCGGAGCTACTAGACGAGAGACCGGTACGGCAGCCATAGTAGGTGGACTGTacgggtggcagagagagagagaacttgtcAAAACAATGTTACGATCACTTCATGGCAACGTAAGatataccacagacacacacacacacacacacacacacaaacacacacacacacacctggcggACGTAGGTGGAGGCTGGGAGAGTGAAGGCCTGTCCGTGGATGTGGAAGACCATCGatggcatgttgttgatgttgttacaGTTCACCACAttctgaaaaagagagagagacaaatagagggaggagagagaggtatgagaggagagaaagacaatgaattAAACAGCATTTGCTTTGTGAGGTAGACTGTGTGAGTTATTTTCTGGTTCTTGTTGAGTTATGTCAGTAGTGGTGATGGGAACACATCATTAACACAACGTTATGCCTGGTTCTTTGTGACACATCACCAAAACAATATCACATGACTTACGTCACCGTTGGCGGAGTAGGCTCCCACAGCACGGGCCATGCTGGAGATGTCGGCCTGAGGTCCCACAATATTAGAGGTACCGGTGTCCACGATAGCCTGGCAGCCGCCGTTACAGGCCACAATCTGGCCGTTCACAGTCACACTGCAATggacacacagatatacacagatCAGGAAGAGATGGCTGCTTGAGATCTGTACTTAACCATTTCATCTTCCAGTTACATAGGATTATATAACCCATTAATAACCATTTATAACCCTATAAAATGTACTGTAACTGCAACAGTACCTGTCGACGGTGATCTGCCAGTACATCTCAGAGGACAGGGGGATCCATGCGATCTGGCCGTAGTAGTGGTTGGTGTCAACTCCTCCGAAGGTCACCATGCTACCTACCGCAGAGTTACTGGAGATGGACGAcaacagagagcaagagggagagggggggggtgaggggagagagggggagagagagagagagagagagagagagagagagagagagagagagagaagttgcgTCAGTTAATATTTCCATGTCTGGCAAGCCATAATGGTTTGTGGGAGCCATGTagttctggtcaacagtagtgcactatacaggcaatagggttccatttcagaaATAGCCCTGGTTGACCTCCACTCTGACCACTCACCGAGTCAAGTAGACAGAGAACATGTCCTGGTTGACGAGATGCTGGGTCATCATGTTGTCAAAGACTGGTGTGGCCTGAGAGGCAGCCAGGCGGGGGTAAGCCAGACCCAGGATACCATCAGCCTTCATATGAGCCATGAAGGGTGCCTCCGATTGACTCAGCCCAAAGATCTGGTTCTTCACAGGGATCCCACCCACCTACAGAGGAccaggaagaggatgaagaggaggagaagaagaggggagacGAAGAAGGAAGGATAATATTTGAGATAGTACTGAAACCTAAAAAATGTTTCCAGTCCTCATGTTGTTGTGATGAAT
This window of the Oncorhynchus clarkii lewisi isolate Uvic-CL-2024 chromosome 16, UVic_Ocla_1.0, whole genome shotgun sequence genome carries:
- the LOC139367440 gene encoding pepsin A-like, with product MKWAIVLCAVVALSECIIQVPLIKGKSARESLEEQGLWNEYRGKFPFNPTRFDDQSLYVSSEQMTNDADLAYFGVISIGTPPQSFTVIFDTGSSNLWIPSVYCSSAACANHNRFNPGLSSTYKNAGKSLSIQYGTGSMTGFEGFDTVVVGGIPVKNQIFGLSQSEAPFMAHMKADGILGLAYPRLAASQATPVFDNMMTQHLVNQDMFSVYLTRNSAVGSMVTFGGVDTNHYYGQIAWIPLSSEMYWQITVDSVTVNGQIVACNGGCQAIVDTGTSNIVGPQADISSMARAVGAYSANGDNVVNCNNINNMPSMVFHIHGQAFTLPASTYVRQSTYYGCRTGLSSSSSDLWILGDIFIRQYYSIFSRAQNMVGLALAR